A genomic segment from Actinomadura hallensis encodes:
- a CDS encoding site-2 protease family protein — MRESIRLGHFAGIRVGLNVSVLVIVLILVVGLSFGRFPQAYPDYATWAYIVAGVASAILLLASLLAHELAHAVVAQRNGIDVEGITLWLLGGVARLRDEPRTAGADLRIAVVGPVTSLVVGAIFAVAAMLAAAVSAPDLLFGTFAYLAGINAILAVFNLIPAAPLDGGRVLRAFLWWRGGDRTEAAVTAARAGRLFGYFLIALGFIQFVAGLGFGGLWLVLIGFFVVSAASAEEQQAHVNAALHGVRVGDVMTPDPMVVNATATVQDLIDDVVLTHRHSTYPLIENGRLAGLVTLNRVRATPPEQRSTLRLTDIACPPEEVPSARPDDPLPELLPRMAGCTDGRAVVVDEDDHVIGLITASDIARALQMADLRGTHPYPPPHGADMTTRHRHRTWPS, encoded by the coding sequence ATGCGCGAGTCGATCCGTCTCGGCCACTTCGCGGGTATCAGGGTCGGCCTCAACGTCAGCGTGCTGGTGATCGTCCTGATCCTCGTGGTCGGACTGTCGTTCGGACGTTTTCCGCAGGCATATCCGGACTACGCGACCTGGGCCTACATCGTGGCCGGGGTCGCCAGCGCCATCCTCCTGCTGGCGTCCCTGCTCGCGCACGAACTCGCGCACGCCGTGGTCGCGCAGCGCAACGGCATCGACGTCGAGGGCATCACGCTGTGGCTGCTCGGCGGCGTCGCCCGGCTCCGCGACGAACCGCGCACCGCGGGCGCGGACCTGCGCATCGCGGTCGTCGGCCCCGTCACCAGCCTGGTCGTGGGCGCGATCTTCGCGGTCGCGGCCATGCTGGCGGCGGCGGTCTCGGCGCCGGACCTGCTCTTCGGGACGTTCGCCTACCTGGCGGGCATCAACGCGATCCTCGCGGTCTTCAACCTGATTCCGGCCGCCCCCCTCGACGGCGGCCGCGTCCTGCGGGCGTTCCTGTGGTGGCGCGGCGGTGACCGCACCGAGGCCGCCGTCACCGCCGCCCGCGCGGGCCGCCTGTTCGGCTACTTCCTCATCGCCCTCGGCTTCATCCAGTTCGTCGCCGGCCTCGGCTTCGGCGGGCTCTGGCTGGTGCTGATCGGCTTCTTCGTCGTCTCGGCCGCCAGCGCCGAGGAGCAGCAGGCGCACGTCAACGCCGCTCTGCACGGCGTCCGCGTCGGGGACGTGATGACGCCCGACCCGATGGTGGTGAACGCCACGGCGACCGTGCAGGACCTCATCGACGACGTCGTCCTCACGCACCGCCACTCGACCTACCCGCTGATCGAGAACGGCCGTCTCGCGGGCCTGGTGACCCTGAACCGGGTCCGCGCCACCCCGCCGGAGCAGCGTTCCACGCTCCGCCTGACCGACATCGCCTGCCCGCCGGAGGAGGTCCCGTCGGCCCGCCCGGACGACCCGCTGCCCGAACTCCTGCCCCGCATGGCCGGCTGCACCGACGGCCGCGCCGTCGTCGTGGACGAGGACGACCACGTCATCGGCCTGATCACGGCCAGCGACATCGCCCGTGCCCTGCAGATGGCCGACCTCCGAGGCACCCACCCCTACCCACCCCCGCACGGCGCCGACATGACAACCCGGCACCGCCACCGGACCTGGCCGTCCTGA